The Rhizobium leguminosarum genome includes a region encoding these proteins:
- a CDS encoding Lrp/AsnC family transcriptional regulator, whose protein sequence is MADLDTIDLAILRALQANARITNAELAERIGLSPSACSRRLDILERSGVIGGYHARLSHKALDYKMIAIVHISLSGQFAKTLAEFEAAVKLCPNVLVCYLMSGEYDYILRVAARDLDDYERIHRDWLSALPHVVKINSSFALREIIDKPNVGL, encoded by the coding sequence ATGGCCGATCTCGATACCATCGATCTTGCGATTCTCCGGGCATTGCAGGCAAACGCCCGCATCACCAATGCCGAGCTTGCCGAAAGGATCGGATTGTCGCCTTCGGCCTGTTCGCGCCGGCTCGACATCTTGGAAAGAAGCGGCGTCATCGGCGGCTACCATGCGCGGCTTTCACACAAGGCGCTCGACTACAAGATGATCGCCATCGTGCATATCTCGCTCTCCGGCCAGTTCGCCAAGACGCTGGCGGAATTCGAGGCAGCGGTGAAGCTCTGCCCAAACGTGCTCGTCTGCTACCTGATGTCGGGCGAATACGACTATATCTTGCGCGTCGCCGCCCGCGACCTCGATGACTATGAGCGGATCCACCGGGACTGGCTGTCGGCCCTGCCCCACGTCGTCAAAATCAATTCGAGCTTCGCGCTCAGAGAAATCATCGACAAGCCGAATGTCGGCCTTTGA
- the ilvA gene encoding threonine ammonia-lyase, with product MTRLDVESAEEAMRSLFPATPLQLNDHLSARYEADIWLKREDLSPVRSYKIRGAFNFFRKAIGQGAAGKTFVCASAGNHAQGFAFVCRHFGVPGVVFMPVTTPQQKIDKTRMFGAEFITIRLFGDFFDQCYQAAREHVEAVGGVMVPPFDHADIIEGQATVAAEIMQQLPEGTVPDMVVLPVGGGGLAAGITGYLDGTVPKSAFVFTEPAGAPSLKRSIEAGKVTTLAKVDNFVDGAAVARIGDLNFAALREFPASQVQLMPENAICVTIQEMLNVEGVVLEPAGALSLTAIAAMDGQAIRGKTIVAVVSGGNFDFERLPDVKERAMRYAGLKKYFILRLAQRPGALRDFLNLLGPDDDIARFEYLKKSARNFGSILIGIETKAPENFARLIGNFEAAGMGYEDITENEILANLII from the coding sequence GTGACGAGACTTGATGTCGAAAGCGCCGAAGAGGCAATGCGCAGCCTGTTTCCGGCAACGCCGCTACAGCTCAACGATCATCTGTCGGCCCGCTACGAGGCCGATATCTGGCTGAAGCGCGAGGATCTGTCGCCGGTGCGCTCCTACAAGATCCGCGGCGCCTTCAATTTCTTCCGCAAGGCGATCGGGCAGGGTGCCGCCGGCAAGACCTTCGTCTGCGCCTCGGCCGGCAACCACGCCCAGGGCTTTGCTTTCGTCTGCCGCCATTTCGGCGTTCCGGGCGTCGTCTTCATGCCGGTGACGACACCGCAACAGAAGATCGACAAGACCCGCATGTTCGGCGCCGAATTCATCACCATCCGGCTGTTCGGTGACTTCTTCGACCAGTGCTACCAGGCCGCCCGCGAACATGTGGAGGCGGTCGGCGGCGTCATGGTGCCGCCCTTCGACCATGCCGACATCATCGAAGGCCAGGCAACCGTCGCCGCCGAAATCATGCAGCAGCTGCCGGAAGGAACGGTGCCCGACATGGTCGTCCTGCCGGTTGGCGGTGGCGGACTGGCCGCCGGCATCACCGGCTATCTCGACGGCACCGTGCCGAAATCGGCTTTCGTCTTCACCGAGCCCGCCGGCGCGCCGAGTCTCAAGCGCAGCATCGAGGCGGGCAAGGTGACGACGCTTGCTAAGGTCGACAATTTCGTCGATGGCGCTGCGGTCGCCCGGATCGGCGACCTGAATTTCGCCGCTCTTCGCGAGTTCCCGGCAAGCCAAGTGCAACTGATGCCGGAGAACGCCATCTGCGTCACCATTCAGGAAATGCTGAATGTCGAGGGCGTCGTGCTGGAGCCGGCCGGCGCATTGTCGCTGACGGCGATTGCCGCGATGGACGGCCAAGCGATCCGCGGCAAGACCATCGTCGCTGTCGTCTCCGGCGGCAATTTCGATTTCGAGCGTCTGCCTGACGTAAAGGAAAGAGCCATGCGTTATGCAGGGCTGAAGAAATACTTCATCCTGCGGCTCGCCCAGCGCCCGGGCGCGCTTCGGGATTTCCTCAATCTGCTCGGCCCCGACGACGATATCGCCCGCTTCGAATATCTGAAGAAATCGGCGCGTAACTTCGGCTCGATCCTGATTGGCATCGAAACCAAGGCGCCTGAGAATTTCGCTCGGCTGATCGGAAATTTCGAAGCAGCCGGCATGGGTTACGAGGATATTACCGAAAACGAGATCCTCGCCAATCTGATCATTTGA
- a CDS encoding bifunctional 2',3'-cyclic-nucleotide 2'-phosphodiesterase/3'-nucleotidase yields the protein MSSIFDVGVMSRRSLLGGLAATSALVLLHPFSARASVNQAHLRLMETTDIHVNVFPYDYYADKPNDTMGLSRTGTIIDAIRAEAVNSLLIDNGDVLQGNPMGDYMAYQHGMKDGDVHPVIKAMNTLGYTVGTLGNHEFNYGLDFMFKVLAGANFPFVCANLTKGQLASNPKQDDLFFKPYIIVEKQIKDGAGNESPVKIGFIGFVPPQIMLWDIKNLEGKAQTRDIVEAAKAWVPAMKEAGADIVIALSHSGIDGSAPSEKMENASLHLAAVDGIDAIFTGHQHLVFPGPKSWDGVANADPVKGTLHGKPAVMAGFWGSHLGLIDLLLEKDGNSWKIVDFTSEARPIYHRDDKKKVVADYADKKDVVEAAKAEHEATLAYVRTPVGKTSAPLYSYFALVADDPSVQVVSQAQTWYIKQMLADTEFKDLPVLSAAAPFKAGGRGGADYYTDVPAGDIAIKNVADLYLYPNTVQAVAITGAQVKNWLEMSAGMFNHIEAGSKDAALLNNDFPSYNFDVIDGVTYQIDLSQPPKYDSSGKPIHPDANRIQNLAFNGKPIDPAQKFVVVSNNYRAGGGGNFPEITADKVIFQAPDTNRDVIVRYIHDQGTINPSADANWTFKPLPGTTATFESGPKAKQFLAEVKSVKIEDAGEGADGFSKFRLVL from the coding sequence ATGTCTTCCATTTTCGATGTTGGTGTAATGAGCCGCCGTTCCCTGCTCGGCGGCCTTGCCGCCACTTCCGCCCTGGTGCTGCTGCACCCTTTCAGCGCGCGCGCCAGCGTCAACCAGGCCCATCTCAGGCTGATGGAAACGACCGACATCCACGTCAATGTCTTCCCCTATGACTATTATGCCGACAAGCCGAACGACACGATGGGCCTGTCGCGCACCGGGACGATCATCGACGCGATCCGCGCAGAGGCCGTCAACTCGCTGCTGATCGACAATGGCGACGTGCTGCAGGGCAATCCGATGGGCGACTACATGGCCTATCAGCACGGCATGAAGGACGGCGACGTCCACCCGGTGATCAAGGCGATGAACACGCTCGGCTATACGGTCGGCACGCTCGGCAATCACGAGTTCAACTACGGCCTCGACTTCATGTTCAAGGTGCTAGCAGGCGCGAACTTCCCCTTCGTCTGCGCTAACTTGACCAAGGGCCAGCTCGCCTCGAACCCGAAGCAGGACGATCTCTTCTTCAAGCCCTACATCATCGTCGAAAAACAGATCAAGGATGGCGCCGGCAATGAGAGCCCCGTCAAGATCGGCTTCATCGGCTTTGTACCGCCGCAGATCATGCTCTGGGACATCAAGAACCTCGAAGGCAAGGCGCAAACGCGCGACATCGTCGAGGCCGCCAAGGCCTGGGTTCCCGCCATGAAGGAAGCCGGCGCCGATATCGTCATTGCGCTCTCGCATTCCGGCATCGACGGCAGCGCACCGTCCGAAAAGATGGAAAACGCCTCGCTGCATCTCGCCGCCGTCGACGGGATCGACGCGATCTTCACCGGCCACCAGCACCTCGTCTTCCCCGGCCCGAAGAGCTGGGACGGTGTGGCCAATGCCGACCCCGTCAAGGGCACGCTGCACGGCAAGCCCGCCGTGATGGCCGGCTTCTGGGGCTCACATCTCGGCCTTATCGACCTGCTGCTCGAAAAGGACGGCAATAGCTGGAAGATCGTCGATTTCACCTCGGAAGCACGTCCGATCTATCACCGCGACGACAAGAAGAAGGTGGTTGCCGACTACGCCGACAAGAAGGATGTGGTCGAGGCCGCCAAGGCCGAGCATGAGGCGACGCTTGCCTATGTCCGCACTCCGGTCGGCAAAACCTCCGCCCCGCTCTATTCCTACTTCGCGCTGGTTGCCGACGATCCCTCGGTGCAGGTCGTCAGCCAAGCCCAGACCTGGTACATCAAGCAGATGCTCGCCGACACCGAGTTCAAGGATCTGCCGGTGCTTTCGGCGGCGGCCCCCTTCAAGGCCGGCGGTCGCGGCGGCGCCGACTACTATACCGATGTTCCGGCCGGCGATATCGCCATCAAGAACGTCGCCGACCTCTATCTCTACCCGAACACGGTGCAGGCCGTTGCCATTACCGGCGCCCAAGTGAAGAACTGGCTCGAAATGTCGGCCGGCATGTTCAATCACATCGAGGCTGGCTCGAAGGATGCGGCGCTGCTCAACAATGATTTTCCGTCCTACAATTTCGACGTGATCGACGGCGTCACCTACCAGATCGACCTGTCGCAGCCGCCGAAATATGATTCATCCGGCAAACCGATCCATCCGGACGCCAACCGCATCCAGAACCTCGCCTTCAACGGCAAGCCGATCGATCCGGCGCAGAAGTTCGTCGTCGTCTCGAACAACTACCGCGCCGGCGGCGGCGGCAATTTCCCCGAGATTACCGCGGACAAGGTGATCTTCCAGGCACCGGACACCAATCGCGACGTGATCGTCCGCTATATTCATGATCAGGGCACGATCAATCCGTCGGCCGACGCAAACTGGACCTTCAAGCCGCTCCCCGGCACGACCGCGACCTTCGAAAGCGGCCCGAAGGCGAAACAGTTCCTAGCCGAGGTCAAGAGCGTCAAGATCGAGGATGCCGGCGAAGGGGCCGACGGTTTCTCGAAATTCAGGCTGGTTCTTTAG
- a CDS encoding DUF1203 domain-containing protein, whose amino-acid sequence MTAIRFVAMPTTDAEHLWNGGRDAYDRLPETIVSDGPGHPCRHCLENIDAGEALLVFAYRPFPELQPYAETGPVFLHKQPCARYAAEEIMPPVLTTSRDFIVRGYNENDRIVYGTGAVTAIGDIPAYCEELLGRSDIAYVHVRSARNNCFQCRIDKVKAPPLVEAGASI is encoded by the coding sequence ATGACCGCCATTCGTTTTGTCGCAATGCCGACGACCGACGCCGAACACCTCTGGAACGGCGGCCGCGACGCCTATGACAGGCTGCCCGAGACGATCGTTTCCGATGGTCCCGGTCATCCCTGCCGCCATTGCCTCGAAAATATCGATGCGGGCGAGGCGTTGCTGGTCTTCGCTTACCGGCCCTTCCCCGAGCTGCAGCCCTATGCCGAAACCGGCCCGGTCTTCCTGCACAAGCAGCCTTGTGCACGCTATGCCGCCGAAGAGATCATGCCGCCGGTGCTGACGACGAGCCGTGACTTCATCGTCCGCGGCTATAACGAAAATGACCGCATCGTCTACGGCACCGGCGCGGTGACTGCTATCGGCGATATTCCAGCCTATTGCGAAGAGCTGCTGGGACGATCTGATATCGCCTATGTGCATGTGCGCTCCGCGCGCAACAACTGCTTCCAATGCCGGATCGACAAGGTAAAGGCGCCGCCCCTGGTGGAGGCCGGCGCTTCTATCTGA
- a CDS encoding sensor domain-containing diguanylate cyclase has protein sequence MMETLNLALFVVEAIAYFVLMVTLLHFRHRLGLGVFLTALGVMHFMETYLAAVFYVSLPFGDVSPGSSVFFSGKLMMILMLYLQEDAATVRQPIYGLFLGNLLTVGIAWVLQLHQPLQMSPNHTPDVDFLKEMGWLMVWGTALLYVDSLGIILLYEKLGDFFRRRVVLRFLISGFVLLTFDQIGFFAALHYFLDVPIAAFWGGWKAKMLAVCLYTAMFAFYEYRIRRGGAAGSARSISDVFGDLTFRERYNDLLERTGRDMLTGVYDRTRMEVEAPLMLREALRQGLYATVLILDADHFKDVNDGYGHLQGDEVLKAIAARLGTTLRSNDRVFRFGGEEFVAVCPGTDHEEGLLLAERLRWTIATSVKTPDDRPITVSIGVATADEDGVDFTAVLTAADGRLYAAKKSGRNCVVGRTGVVKLS, from the coding sequence ATGATGGAGACACTCAACCTCGCTCTCTTCGTCGTCGAAGCCATCGCCTATTTCGTGCTGATGGTGACGCTTCTGCATTTCCGTCACCGGCTCGGTCTCGGGGTTTTCCTGACGGCCCTCGGCGTCATGCATTTCATGGAGACCTATCTGGCGGCGGTCTTCTATGTCTCGCTGCCGTTCGGGGATGTGTCGCCGGGCTCATCCGTCTTCTTTTCCGGCAAGCTGATGATGATCCTGATGCTTTACCTTCAGGAAGATGCCGCGACGGTGCGCCAGCCGATCTATGGTCTTTTCCTCGGCAACCTGCTCACCGTCGGTATTGCCTGGGTGCTGCAGCTGCACCAGCCGCTGCAGATGTCGCCCAACCACACGCCCGACGTCGATTTCCTCAAGGAGATGGGCTGGCTGATGGTCTGGGGCACGGCGCTGCTCTATGTCGATTCGCTCGGCATCATCCTGCTTTACGAAAAACTCGGCGATTTCTTCCGCCGCCGCGTCGTCCTGCGCTTCCTGATTTCGGGCTTCGTGCTGCTGACCTTCGACCAGATCGGTTTCTTCGCCGCGCTGCATTACTTCCTGGATGTGCCGATCGCCGCATTCTGGGGCGGATGGAAGGCGAAAATGCTTGCCGTCTGCCTCTACACGGCGATGTTCGCATTCTATGAATATCGTATTCGCCGCGGCGGAGCAGCCGGGTCCGCACGCTCCATCAGCGACGTGTTCGGCGACCTGACGTTCCGCGAGCGCTACAACGATCTTCTGGAGCGCACCGGCCGCGATATGCTCACCGGCGTCTACGATCGGACGCGCATGGAGGTTGAAGCGCCGCTGATGCTGCGTGAGGCGCTGAGGCAGGGGCTATACGCCACCGTTCTCATTCTCGACGCCGATCACTTCAAGGATGTCAACGACGGCTACGGCCATCTCCAGGGCGACGAGGTGCTGAAGGCGATCGCCGCCCGATTGGGCACGACGCTGCGCTCGAACGATCGCGTCTTCCGCTTCGGCGGCGAGGAATTCGTTGCCGTCTGTCCAGGCACCGACCACGAGGAAGGCCTGCTGCTTGCCGAGCGCCTGCGCTGGACGATCGCAACCAGCGTCAAGACGCCGGATGACAGGCCGATCACGGTCAGCATCGGCGTTGCGACCGCCGACGAGGACGGCGTCGATTTCACCGCCGTGCTGACGGCTGCCGACGGCAGGCTCTACGCAGCTAAGAAGAGCGGCCGCAACTGTGTCGTCGGCCGCACCGGCGTGGTGAAACTCAGCTGA
- a CDS encoding PilZ domain-containing protein has translation MTRNLKITARKTDRKNCRVFGHVKYLNSQVDARILDLSLTGAALEMKGPLHAASGSKVRIEAENLGLLEGIIRWKHNGRVGIQFDVNSNARAQISSYFRFFHKEMRPVLAVRQLAKASTNSDRMPHLATSTLKS, from the coding sequence ATGACCCGCAACTTGAAAATCACGGCCCGGAAGACTGATCGGAAAAACTGCCGCGTTTTCGGCCATGTCAAATACCTGAACAGCCAGGTGGATGCCCGCATCCTCGACCTATCGCTGACCGGTGCCGCCCTGGAGATGAAGGGGCCGCTCCATGCCGCCTCCGGCAGCAAGGTGCGCATCGAGGCTGAAAACCTCGGGCTGCTCGAAGGCATCATCCGCTGGAAGCATAATGGCCGCGTCGGCATCCAGTTCGACGTGAATTCGAATGCGCGGGCGCAGATTTCCTCCTATTTCCGGTTTTTCCACAAGGAGATGCGACCGGTGCTGGCGGTACGCCAGCTGGCCAAAGCCAGCACTAATAGTGACCGGATGCCTCATTTGGCAACGTCGACGCTGAAATCGTAA
- a CDS encoding VanZ family protein, which yields MMIFKFARPLAWLLLALILFVTVSPIGLRPETVTTVDTDRGGAYVLVGLAFALAYPKQWKMVAVLLIAGAVAIEYLQYLTPTRHPRLHDAGIKAAGAALGLLAGWLINRWRETKAPNALPLTER from the coding sequence ATGATGATCTTCAAATTTGCAAGGCCGCTCGCCTGGCTGCTGCTCGCCCTCATCCTCTTCGTCACGGTTTCGCCGATCGGGCTGAGGCCGGAAACGGTCACTACGGTCGACACCGACCGCGGGGGCGCCTATGTTCTCGTTGGCCTCGCCTTCGCGCTCGCCTATCCGAAACAGTGGAAGATGGTGGCGGTGCTGCTGATTGCCGGTGCAGTCGCCATCGAATATCTGCAGTATCTCACACCAACACGCCATCCACGCCTGCACGATGCCGGCATCAAGGCCGCCGGCGCAGCCCTCGGGCTGCTGGCTGGCTGGCTGATCAACAGGTGGCGCGAGACCAAAGCGCCAAACGCGCTTCCGCTCACAGAGCGATGA
- a CDS encoding DMT family transporter — MTSKTQGYIFALLAITIFSLQDAISKHLATAYPPVFVTMIRYWAFALFTIILAAKMRGGIKATARTKRPLLQVTRGVLLAVQVVLAITCFAIIGLARSQAIFSATPILIALLAMPILGERVGWRRWAAIGAGLFGVLLILKPEGEFFDVKLLLAVISCFNFAFYVIATRLVSRDDSSMTSFFYTGVVGGVTMTLIGPFYWSWMSSGDWGWMALVCVTSISSHYFLIRAYDVLDAAAVQPLTYLSLVYASVIGMAVYDETLSLNTIIGSIIVVAAGIFTVWREHVVGSRATAAN, encoded by the coding sequence ATGACATCGAAGACCCAAGGCTATATTTTCGCGCTGCTGGCGATCACCATCTTCTCCCTGCAAGATGCCATCTCGAAACATCTGGCGACGGCTTATCCGCCAGTCTTCGTGACGATGATCCGTTACTGGGCCTTTGCGCTTTTCACGATCATCCTCGCTGCGAAGATGCGCGGCGGCATCAAGGCGACGGCCCGCACCAAGCGCCCTCTCCTGCAGGTGACCCGCGGCGTGCTGCTTGCCGTCCAGGTGGTCCTCGCCATCACCTGCTTTGCAATAATCGGTCTTGCCCGTTCACAGGCGATCTTTTCCGCGACGCCGATCCTGATCGCGCTGCTGGCGATGCCGATCCTCGGCGAGCGGGTCGGGTGGCGGCGGTGGGCAGCGATCGGTGCCGGACTTTTCGGGGTGCTGCTGATCCTCAAGCCGGAAGGCGAATTTTTCGACGTGAAGCTGCTTCTCGCCGTCATTTCCTGCTTCAACTTCGCCTTCTACGTCATCGCCACCCGTCTGGTCAGCCGCGACGATTCGTCGATGACCAGCTTCTTCTATACCGGCGTCGTCGGCGGCGTCACGATGACGCTCATCGGACCGTTCTACTGGAGCTGGATGTCGTCGGGTGACTGGGGCTGGATGGCGCTCGTCTGCGTCACCAGCATTTCCAGCCACTATTTCCTGATCCGCGCCTATGATGTTCTCGATGCCGCCGCCGTCCAGCCGCTGACCTATCTGTCACTTGTCTACGCCTCGGTCATCGGCATGGCGGTCTATGACGAAACGCTCAGTCTCAACACGATCATCGGTTCGATCATCGTGGTTGCCGCCGGCATTTTCACGGTCTGGCGCGAGCATGTGGTCGGAAGCAGGGCCACCGCCGCCAATTGA
- a CDS encoding HlyU family transcriptional regulator, protein MASFISNIFSMFSGGGKPAAEAAGPSGEPQLYGDCTIYAEPRKEGGQYRLAGRIEKKVGDEVLVRNFIRADLFSSSDDALECTVRKAQQIIDQHGSSLFGDGEKLRQV, encoded by the coding sequence ATGGCTTCGTTCATTTCAAATATCTTTTCGATGTTCTCCGGCGGCGGCAAACCGGCTGCGGAGGCGGCAGGGCCTTCCGGCGAGCCGCAGCTTTACGGCGATTGCACGATCTATGCCGAGCCGCGCAAGGAAGGCGGCCAGTATCGTCTTGCCGGTCGCATCGAAAAGAAGGTCGGCGACGAGGTACTGGTGCGCAATTTCATCCGCGCCGATCTGTTTTCCTCATCCGATGACGCGCTCGAATGCACGGTGCGCAAGGCGCAGCAGATCATCGATCAGCATGGTTCGTCGCTCTTTGGCGACGGCGAGAAGCTTCGTCAGGTTTGA
- a CDS encoding FMN-dependent NADH-azoreductase codes for MSSILLLTSSPRAESLSTPIAVDLAEKLKSQNPGSVVVRRDLAANPLPHIDDLFTGAIRKPAEARTAEEAAAVKISDELVNELLAADTIVISTGLINFNIYSSLKTWIDNVARAGLTFKYTESGPVGLATGKKVYVVLASGGVYSQGPAAPLNHAVPYLKSVLGFLGISDIETIYVEGLAFGPEAAEKAIDAAKSRVQEIALAA; via the coding sequence ATGTCGTCCATCCTTCTTCTGACGTCCAGCCCGCGTGCCGAATCGCTCTCGACGCCGATCGCCGTCGATCTCGCCGAAAAGCTGAAGAGCCAGAATCCAGGCAGCGTCGTCGTTCGCCGCGACCTTGCCGCCAACCCGCTGCCGCATATCGATGACCTCTTCACCGGCGCAATCCGCAAGCCGGCCGAGGCCCGCACCGCTGAGGAAGCCGCAGCCGTCAAGATTTCCGACGAACTCGTCAACGAACTGCTCGCCGCCGACACGATCGTCATCAGCACCGGCCTCATCAACTTCAACATCTATTCGTCGCTGAAGACCTGGATCGACAACGTTGCCCGCGCCGGCCTGACCTTCAAGTACACGGAAAGCGGCCCGGTCGGCCTCGCAACCGGCAAGAAGGTTTATGTCGTGCTCGCCTCGGGCGGCGTCTACTCGCAGGGCCCGGCCGCTCCCCTGAACCATGCCGTGCCGTACCTGAAGTCGGTTCTCGGCTTCCTCGGCATCAGCGATATCGAGACCATCTATGTCGAAGGCCTGGCCTTCGGTCCGGAAGCTGCCGAAAAGGCCATCGACGCCGCCAAGTCGCGCGTCCAGGAAATCGCGCTGGCCGCCTGA
- the ald gene encoding alanine dehydrogenase: MRVGCPKEIKNHEYRVGLTPASVREYVAHGHEVWVETKAGVGIGADDAAYAAAGAKIAASAKDIFEKCDMIVKVKEPQPAEWTQLRDGQLLYTYLHLAPDPEQTKGLIASGVTAIAYETVTDERGGLPLLAPMSEVAGRLSIQAGATALQKANGGLGVLLGGVPGVLPAKVAVIGGGVVGLHAARMAAGLGADVSILDRSLPRLRQLDDIFAGRIHTRCSSIQALEEEVFSADLIIGAVLIPGAAAPKLVTREMLSGMKKGSVIVDVAIDQGGCFETSHATTHSDPTYEVDGVVHYCVANMPGAVPVTSAHALNNATLVHGLALADRGLRAIAEDKHLRNGLNVHKGRITSKPVADALGYEAFAPESVLNVA, translated from the coding sequence ATGCGTGTCGGTTGCCCGAAGGAAATCAAGAATCATGAATATCGCGTCGGCCTGACGCCGGCCTCGGTGCGCGAATATGTTGCCCACGGCCACGAGGTCTGGGTGGAGACCAAGGCGGGCGTCGGTATCGGCGCTGATGATGCCGCCTATGCCGCGGCCGGTGCCAAAATCGCCGCCTCCGCCAAGGATATCTTCGAAAAGTGCGACATGATCGTCAAGGTGAAGGAGCCGCAGCCCGCCGAATGGACGCAGCTCCGCGACGGTCAGCTTCTCTACACCTACCTGCATCTGGCGCCGGATCCCGAACAGACCAAGGGTCTCATCGCCTCGGGCGTCACCGCGATCGCCTATGAGACGGTGACCGACGAGCGCGGCGGCCTGCCGTTGCTGGCGCCGATGTCGGAGGTCGCCGGACGCCTGTCGATCCAGGCAGGAGCGACCGCCCTGCAGAAGGCCAATGGCGGCCTCGGCGTCCTGCTCGGCGGCGTGCCCGGCGTGTTGCCGGCCAAGGTCGCGGTCATCGGCGGCGGCGTCGTCGGCCTGCATGCGGCCAGGATGGCTGCCGGCCTTGGCGCCGATGTCAGCATCCTCGACAGGTCGCTGCCGCGCCTGCGCCAGCTCGACGATATCTTCGCAGGCCGCATCCACACCCGCTGTTCCAGCATCCAGGCGCTGGAGGAGGAAGTCTTCTCAGCCGATCTCATTATCGGCGCCGTACTGATCCCCGGCGCTGCCGCTCCGAAGCTCGTCACCCGCGAGATGCTGTCCGGCATGAAGAAGGGCTCCGTCATCGTCGACGTCGCCATCGACCAGGGCGGCTGTTTCGAGACCTCGCATGCGACGACCCATTCCGATCCGACCTATGAAGTCGACGGCGTCGTGCATTATTGCGTCGCCAACATGCCGGGCGCCGTGCCGGTCACCTCGGCGCACGCGCTGAACAACGCCACATTGGTTCATGGCCTGGCGCTTGCCGATCGCGGCCTGCGCGCCATCGCCGAAGACAAGCATCTGAGGAACGGCCTCAACGTCCACAAGGGCCGCATCACCAGCAAGCCGGTCGCCGACGCGCTGGGCTACGAGGCTTTCGCGCCGGAAAGCGTGCTGAACGTAGCGTGA
- a CDS encoding type II toxin-antitoxin system RelE/ParE family toxin — protein MRRAKVIYRPEALSDLRQIYIDIADMSRSHVIANGFVKRIMTRCRKIGDAPNGGRPRDDLAPGLRTVPFEHSAVIAYHVTDAVEIVNVFYGGRDYEALFRAGDDEDGS, from the coding sequence ATGCGGCGCGCTAAGGTCATCTATCGGCCCGAGGCACTGAGCGACCTTCGGCAAATTTATATCGACATTGCCGATATGAGTCGGAGCCACGTCATTGCCAATGGCTTCGTGAAACGCATCATGACGAGGTGCCGCAAGATCGGCGATGCCCCGAACGGCGGTCGTCCTCGGGATGATCTGGCGCCCGGCTTGCGAACGGTGCCGTTTGAGCATTCCGCCGTGATCGCCTATCACGTCACCGACGCGGTTGAGATCGTCAATGTGTTCTACGGCGGCAGAGACTATGAGGCCCTGTTTCGGGCGGGCGATGACGAAGATGGGTCCTAA